The proteins below come from a single Chryseobacterium nepalense genomic window:
- the carB gene encoding carbamoyl-phosphate synthase large subunit, translating into MKRNDIKTILVIGSGPIIIGQAAEFDYAGTQACLSLKEEGYKVILINSNPATIMTDVEIADKVYIEPISLQFVSHIIRKERPDALLPTLGGQTGLNMAVELEKSGILEECKVEVLGTKLSAINRAEDRDLFRELMRELNEPVPESDIVNTVEGALKFADEIGYPVIVRPAFTMGGTGGGIASNETELKEIAELGLKHSPVTQCLIERSIAGFKEIEYEVMRDANDNAIVVCNMENIDPVGVHTGDSIVVAPSQTLSDREYQMLRNASLKIIRALGIEGGCNVQLALDPHSFNYYIIEVNPRVSRSSALASKATGYPIAKIAAKIAVGLTLDEIMNPVTGKTYACFEPALDYVVTKFPRFPFDKFETADRRLSTQMKATGEVMAIGRNFEESLQKAIRSLETGIRHIGLKTKQTEALTAEEIERRIRVCDDERLFIIGDALRRGYDWEQIVEWSKIDKFFIWKIKKLIDFEKTIAENKFNKEILIEAKKLGFADLNIAHLWDVTQREVFNFRKENGVMPVYKMVDTCAAEFESETPYFYGTYEEENESVVSDKEKIIVLGSGPIRIGQGVEFDYATVHSVWAIKEMGYEAIIINNNPETVSTDFSISDKLYFEPLTEEDVMNIIELEKPKGVVVQFGGQTAINLADKLASHGVQILGTSLEDLDRAENRDKFEKALQEMQIPQPLGKTSVSKEEAIKIANEIGYPVLVRPSYVLGGRAMEIVYTETELAHYMENAVEASPEHPVLVDKYMVGKEVEIDAICDGETVIIPGIMEHIERAGVHSGDSIAVYPPQNISQSEIDTLVDYTKRLAKGLNVIGLMNIQYVLFEGNVYVIEVNPRSSRTVPFLSKITEVPMANLATKAILGQKLKDLGYESGLVPNKEGVFVKVPVFSFSKLTKVDISLGPEMKSTGEVMGKDTTLEKALYKGLVAAGRKVPMHGSILFTVADKHKQEAADLASRFHEVGFRIWATEGTAKFFEEKGIPCKIGYKIGEESVNLIDLIQKGKVQYVVNTMTKGKQSERDGFQIRRMSVENGVPCLTSMDTVEAILKVIESMSFKMETM; encoded by the coding sequence ATGAAAAGAAACGACATAAAAACAATTTTAGTAATCGGTTCAGGTCCAATCATTATCGGTCAGGCGGCGGAATTTGATTACGCAGGAACGCAGGCTTGCTTATCTTTAAAAGAAGAAGGCTACAAGGTAATTTTGATCAATTCAAACCCTGCAACCATTATGACGGATGTTGAAATCGCAGATAAAGTATATATCGAGCCGATTTCACTTCAGTTTGTAAGTCATATCATCAGAAAAGAACGTCCCGATGCGCTTTTACCAACGCTTGGTGGGCAAACCGGACTGAATATGGCGGTAGAATTGGAAAAATCAGGAATTCTTGAAGAATGTAAAGTGGAAGTGTTGGGAACAAAGCTTTCAGCCATCAACAGAGCAGAAGACAGAGATTTGTTCCGTGAGTTGATGAGAGAACTGAACGAGCCTGTTCCGGAATCTGACATCGTGAACACAGTAGAAGGAGCTTTAAAATTTGCTGATGAAATCGGGTATCCTGTAATTGTTCGTCCGGCCTTTACCATGGGTGGAACAGGAGGTGGTATCGCTTCCAACGAAACTGAATTGAAGGAAATTGCAGAATTAGGGTTAAAACACAGTCCGGTTACGCAATGTCTGATTGAAAGATCAATCGCAGGTTTCAAAGAAATTGAATATGAAGTAATGCGTGATGCAAACGACAACGCAATTGTGGTTTGTAACATGGAAAATATCGATCCGGTGGGAGTTCACACAGGAGACTCCATCGTTGTGGCGCCTTCTCAGACGCTTTCGGACAGAGAATATCAGATGCTGAGAAATGCTTCATTAAAAATCATCAGAGCATTAGGAATTGAAGGTGGATGTAATGTACAGTTAGCATTAGACCCACATTCATTCAATTATTATATTATCGAAGTAAACCCTAGAGTTTCCCGTTCTTCAGCTTTAGCATCAAAAGCAACAGGTTATCCGATTGCGAAAATCGCTGCGAAAATCGCGGTAGGTTTAACACTTGATGAAATCATGAATCCGGTTACAGGAAAAACGTATGCTTGTTTTGAGCCGGCATTGGATTATGTAGTGACGAAATTCCCAAGATTCCCGTTCGATAAATTCGAAACAGCGGACAGAAGATTATCAACTCAGATGAAAGCAACGGGTGAAGTAATGGCAATCGGAAGAAATTTCGAAGAATCTTTACAAAAAGCCATCCGTTCCCTTGAAACAGGAATCAGACATATCGGTTTAAAAACCAAGCAGACCGAAGCTTTAACAGCGGAAGAAATCGAAAGAAGAATCAGGGTTTGTGACGACGAAAGATTGTTCATCATCGGGGATGCTTTAAGAAGAGGGTACGACTGGGAACAAATTGTAGAATGGAGCAAAATCGATAAATTCTTCATCTGGAAAATCAAAAAATTAATTGATTTCGAAAAAACGATTGCAGAAAATAAATTCAACAAAGAAATTCTGATTGAAGCTAAAAAATTAGGTTTTGCAGATTTAAATATCGCTCACCTTTGGGATGTTACACAAAGGGAAGTGTTCAATTTCAGAAAAGAAAACGGGGTAATGCCGGTTTACAAAATGGTAGACACCTGCGCCGCAGAATTCGAATCTGAAACCCCATATTTCTACGGAACTTATGAAGAGGAAAATGAAAGTGTTGTTTCAGATAAAGAAAAGATCATCGTTCTGGGTTCAGGACCGATCAGAATCGGGCAGGGTGTTGAGTTTGATTACGCGACAGTTCACTCGGTTTGGGCGATCAAAGAAATGGGTTACGAAGCGATTATCATCAACAATAATCCTGAGACAGTTTCTACAGACTTCTCCATTTCAGATAAATTATATTTTGAACCTTTGACGGAAGAAGATGTGATGAATATCATCGAACTGGAAAAACCAAAAGGTGTTGTGGTACAGTTTGGCGGTCAGACGGCCATCAATTTAGCGGATAAATTGGCTTCTCACGGTGTTCAGATTTTAGGAACTTCTCTGGAAGATCTTGATAGAGCGGAAAACAGAGATAAGTTTGAAAAAGCGCTTCAGGAAATGCAGATTCCGCAGCCTTTAGGAAAAACATCTGTTTCAAAAGAAGAAGCGATAAAAATTGCCAACGAGATCGGTTATCCGGTATTGGTTCGCCCGAGCTACGTGTTGGGAGGTAGAGCCATGGAAATTGTTTACACAGAAACCGAACTGGCGCATTACATGGAAAACGCGGTAGAAGCAAGCCCTGAGCATCCTGTTTTGGTCGACAAATACATGGTTGGAAAAGAAGTGGAAATCGATGCGATCTGCGATGGTGAAACAGTGATCATTCCTGGAATTATGGAACACATCGAAAGAGCAGGAGTTCACTCCGGAGACTCAATTGCAGTGTATCCTCCACAGAATATTTCACAAAGCGAAATCGATACTTTGGTTGATTATACCAAAAGATTAGCAAAAGGACTCAACGTCATCGGATTAATGAACATCCAGTACGTTCTTTTCGAAGGAAACGTTTATGTGATTGAGGTGAATCCAAGATCATCAAGAACAGTTCCTTTCTTATCTAAAATTACAGAAGTTCCGATGGCAAACTTGGCTACGAAAGCAATTTTAGGTCAGAAACTGAAAGACCTGGGCTACGAAAGCGGACTGGTTCCGAACAAAGAAGGTGTTTTCGTAAAAGTTCCGGTGTTCTCTTTCTCAAAATTAACGAAAGTTGATATCTCTTTAGGCCCTGAAATGAAGTCTACAGGAGAGGTTATGGGTAAAGATACCACCCTTGAAAAGGCGCTTTATAAAGGATTGGTTGCTGCCGGAAGAAAAGTTCCGATGCACGGTTCCATCCTGTTCACGGTAGCGGATAAGCACAAGCAGGAAGCGGCTGATCTGGCGTCGAGATTCCATGAAGTTGGTTTCAGAATCTGGGCAACGGAAGGAACGGCAAAATTTTTCGAAGAAAAAGGAATTCCTTGCAAAATAGGATATAAAATAGGAGAGGAAAGTGTTAACCTGATTGATCTTATCCAGAAAGGAAAAGTTCAGTATGTGGTCAATACCATGACGAAAGGAAAACAATCCGAAAGAGACGGTTTCCAGATCAGAAGAATGAGCGTGGAAAACGGGGTACCTTGTTTAACATCCATGGATACGGTAGAAGCCATCTTAAAAGTAATCGAAAGCATGAGCTTCAAAATGGAAACGATGTAA
- a CDS encoding DUF2911 domain-containing protein: protein MKKILFAICISVSAFSFAQDYSVPAASPRQKVEQQFSMSKITVDYGRPGVKGRKIFGELVPYGQVWRAGANSSTKITFGQSVNFGGKIVQAGTYGLFIVPTEKEWKVILNKDFQQWGAYTYDPKQDVVDVTVPVNKLADKQEWFEITLNPTDENAANLVLKWDDLQAEVPVKPSKPDAVNKIADKLREIKKIEADAAKTKS from the coding sequence GTGAAAAAAATACTATTTGCCATTTGTATATCAGTTTCGGCTTTCAGTTTTGCACAGGATTATTCGGTACCGGCGGCAAGCCCGCGTCAGAAAGTAGAGCAGCAGTTCTCAATGTCTAAAATAACGGTTGACTATGGAAGACCGGGCGTGAAAGGACGTAAGATCTTCGGAGAATTAGTGCCTTACGGACAGGTTTGGAGAGCGGGAGCCAACTCTTCTACGAAAATTACTTTCGGACAGTCGGTGAATTTCGGAGGTAAGATTGTTCAGGCAGGAACGTATGGCTTATTCATCGTTCCTACAGAAAAAGAATGGAAAGTAATACTCAATAAAGACTTCCAGCAGTGGGGTGCTTATACCTATGATCCGAAACAGGATGTAGTAGATGTTACCGTTCCGGTGAACAAGCTGGCTGATAAACAGGAGTGGTTTGAAATTACCCTGAATCCTACCGACGAAAATGCTGCTAATCTTGTGCTAAAATGGGATGATCTGCAGGCTGAAGTTCCGGTAAAACCTTCCAAGCCGGATGCTGTAAATAAAATTGCCGATAAACTTAGAGAAATTAAAAAAATCGAAGCGGATGCTGCTAAAACAAAGAGTTAA
- a CDS encoding GNAT family N-acetyltransferase, with the protein MKFSIQPVLENEKYQLIPLQQGDFESLYHVASDPEVWSQHPNKDRYRKDVFSTFFEGAMKSGGAFKITGKSSDEILGSTRFYDYNQHDNSIFIGYTFYGTKFWGKGINSQIKKLMLHYIFQFVDTVYFHVGKNNIRSRKAMEKLGAEERGEEEIAYFGEPSRINILYQIKKEKYEKI; encoded by the coding sequence ATGAAATTTTCTATTCAACCGGTTTTAGAAAATGAAAAATATCAGTTAATCCCCTTGCAGCAAGGGGATTTTGAGTCTTTATATCACGTCGCTTCCGATCCGGAGGTCTGGAGCCAGCATCCGAACAAAGACCGGTATCGTAAAGACGTTTTCAGTACTTTCTTTGAAGGAGCTATGAAAAGTGGCGGAGCCTTTAAAATCACCGGAAAATCTTCTGACGAAATACTGGGAAGCACCCGTTTTTATGATTATAACCAACATGATAACAGCATTTTCATAGGTTACACTTTTTATGGAACAAAATTCTGGGGGAAAGGGATTAATTCTCAAATCAAAAAATTAATGCTTCATTATATCTTTCAGTTTGTTGATACGGTGTATTTCCATGTCGGAAAAAATAATATTCGTTCCAGGAAAGCTATGGAAAAGCTGGGGGCGGAAGAGAGAGGTGAAGAAGAAATTGCTTATTTCGGAGAACCTTCGAGAATCAACATTTTATACCAAATCAAAAAAGAAAAATATGAAAAAATTTAA
- a CDS encoding cupin domain-containing protein: MKKFKIQQTPFVVPTTDGKLIEEHWGNSTGNSDLSIAHMIAPPGWSEPHQTPEFDEFTLIISGKKQFEIDGETVILEKGQSIMIEKGARIRYSNPFEQECEYISICLPAFSIESVHREEEGVD, from the coding sequence ATGAAAAAATTTAAGATCCAACAGACACCATTCGTGGTTCCGACGACCGATGGAAAACTAATTGAAGAACACTGGGGAAATTCCACCGGAAACTCAGACCTTTCAATTGCCCACATGATAGCTCCGCCGGGATGGAGCGAGCCGCATCAGACACCGGAATTTGATGAATTTACCCTTATTATTTCGGGGAAAAAACAGTTTGAAATTGACGGTGAAACAGTCATCCTGGAGAAAGGGCAAAGCATCATGATCGAAAAAGGCGCCAGAATCCGCTACAGCAATCCTTTTGAACAGGAGTGTGAATATATTTCAATTTGTCTCCCTGCATTTTCTATAGAATCGGTACATCGGGAAGAGGAAGGAGTAGATTAA
- a CDS encoding PEGA domain-containing protein — MKNKLSIALLAGIALSVTSCASILTGTKDKITFNSTPEGAKVFHKGIEKCTTPCTAEIPRSLSKQMVTFEKEGFNTKEVKLTKTFNPVTLVNILLGGAIGVGIDAATGSLTKYSPKAYQIELEQKN; from the coding sequence ATGAAAAACAAACTGTCAATAGCCCTTTTAGCGGGAATCGCCCTTTCTGTAACTTCATGCGCAAGTATTCTTACAGGAACAAAAGATAAGATCACTTTTAATTCGACTCCGGAAGGTGCCAAAGTATTTCATAAAGGAATTGAAAAGTGTACAACTCCATGTACCGCTGAGATTCCGAGATCCTTAAGCAAACAAATGGTAACTTTTGAAAAAGAAGGATTTAATACTAAGGAGGTTAAGCTTACCAAAACCTTTAATCCGGTGACATTGGTCAATATTCTTTTAGGTGGCGCTATCGGTGTCGGAATTGATGCGGCTACAGGTTCTCTTACCAAATATTCTCCAAAAGCATATCAAATAGAGCTCGAGCAGAAAAATTAA
- a CDS encoding dienelactone hydrolase family protein, which translates to MIRTLLLSAFLMGSGTFFSQNLKPVAYKDGSQKLNGLVTSNSGKKLPGVLILPAWKGIDDEAKNAAADLEKQGYIAFVADIYGEGNIPADNESAAKTSGYYKKNYEAYQKRILLALEELKKNGAVPEKIAVIGYCFGGTGALESARGSFPVAGVVSIHGSIGKDQTRKNGPISTKILVENPADDKSVTPEDYNNLIKEMNEGNADWQIITYAHSKHTFTDPKSPDYNPVMAKRAWNHTLMFLKEILK; encoded by the coding sequence ATGATACGCACACTTTTATTATCGGCATTCCTGATGGGTTCGGGAACTTTTTTCAGTCAGAATTTAAAGCCTGTGGCTTATAAGGACGGCTCGCAAAAACTAAACGGTTTAGTCACCTCAAATTCCGGAAAAAAACTTCCCGGAGTTTTAATCTTACCGGCATGGAAAGGTATTGACGATGAAGCAAAAAATGCCGCTGCAGATCTGGAAAAACAAGGGTATATTGCTTTTGTTGCAGATATTTACGGTGAAGGAAATATTCCGGCAGATAATGAGTCGGCAGCAAAAACATCGGGATATTATAAGAAAAATTATGAGGCTTACCAGAAAAGGATTTTACTGGCACTGGAAGAACTAAAGAAAAACGGAGCTGTTCCTGAAAAAATTGCTGTAATAGGCTATTGTTTTGGGGGTACAGGTGCTCTGGAGTCTGCGAGAGGAAGTTTTCCTGTGGCGGGTGTAGTTTCGATCCATGGAAGTATCGGGAAAGACCAGACAAGAAAAAACGGACCGATTTCTACAAAAATACTGGTTGAAAATCCTGCAGATGACAAAAGTGTAACGCCGGAAGATTATAACAATCTTATCAAGGAAATGAATGAAGGAAATGCCGACTGGCAGATCATCACCTATGCGCATTCTAAACACACATTTACCGATCCGAAATCTCCGGATTACAATCCTGTTATGGCAAAAAGAGCATGGAATCATACTCTGATGTTTTTGAAAGAAATCCTGAAATAA
- a CDS encoding type I restriction enzyme HsdR N-terminal domain-containing protein gives MELPKLNFQETFDFKFKKDKDKFFIYDLVRKTYLLLTPEEWVRQHWIHHYLTVKSYSVSALITEKKIVLNGLTKRIDLLITEKTEPKILIECKAPQIKLTEKTFEQTARYNSIIGAKEIVLTNGLQHIHAFYENGEYHFYKPD, from the coding sequence ATGGAACTTCCAAAACTGAATTTTCAGGAAACTTTTGATTTTAAATTCAAGAAAGACAAAGATAAGTTTTTTATTTATGATCTGGTTCGTAAAACTTACCTTTTGCTCACTCCTGAAGAATGGGTACGGCAACACTGGATTCATCATTATCTTACGGTAAAGTCCTACTCTGTTTCTGCTTTAATTACAGAAAAAAAAATTGTTTTAAATGGTTTAACAAAAAGAATTGATCTTTTAATCACTGAAAAGACAGAGCCGAAAATTTTAATTGAATGCAAAGCGCCGCAAATTAAATTAACCGAAAAAACATTTGAACAAACGGCAAGATACAATTCTATAATCGGAGCGAAAGAGATTGTTTTAACGAACGGACTGCAGCATATTCATGCGTTTTACGAGAATGGCGAGTATCATTTTTATAAGCCGGATTGA
- the holA gene encoding DNA polymerase III subunit delta → MKELDLILKNIKNKEVLPIYFFHGEEPYFIDLAVKALEHDFLEEDEKAFNQTVVYGKDTSYQEILSLARQFPMMGDKQVIIVKEAQDLKFNEEENRILEAYVANPVPSTVLVFAHKHKKLDSRKKATKALDKANALILSESVKENNLPKWISDECIRLNIKTAPNISHLLAEYLGNDLSRIANELNKLKIILKPGEALDGKIVEDHIGISKEYNVFELQKALGSKNANAAFKIVHFMGKNPKNNPFVMMLASLYNYFSNVIIYNTMAGQSPQAIASQMGVNPYFIKDYAESARLYPLKHATRVISILREFDMKGKGLGAVNMSEAELIKELVYKIINVDKIKMKL, encoded by the coding sequence ATGAAAGAATTAGATTTAATCCTCAAAAATATTAAAAATAAAGAAGTTTTACCGATTTATTTTTTCCATGGAGAAGAGCCTTACTTTATAGATCTTGCAGTAAAAGCACTTGAGCACGACTTTCTGGAGGAAGATGAAAAAGCATTCAACCAAACCGTTGTGTACGGAAAAGATACTTCTTACCAGGAAATTCTTTCCCTGGCAAGACAATTTCCGATGATGGGCGATAAGCAGGTAATCATTGTAAAAGAAGCACAGGACTTAAAATTCAATGAAGAAGAAAACAGAATTCTGGAAGCTTATGTTGCCAATCCAGTTCCTTCCACAGTGCTGGTTTTTGCGCATAAACATAAAAAACTGGACAGCCGTAAAAAAGCTACCAAAGCTCTCGACAAAGCCAATGCTTTAATCCTTAGCGAATCGGTAAAGGAAAACAATCTTCCGAAATGGATCTCCGATGAGTGTATCAGGCTGAACATCAAAACTGCCCCGAATATTTCTCATCTTCTTGCAGAATATTTGGGCAATGACCTCTCCAGAATCGCCAATGAGCTGAACAAATTAAAAATTATCCTTAAGCCTGGTGAAGCGCTTGACGGAAAAATAGTGGAAGATCATATCGGGATCAGTAAGGAATACAACGTTTTTGAACTGCAGAAGGCTTTAGGATCTAAAAATGCCAATGCAGCTTTTAAAATTGTCCATTTTATGGGAAAAAATCCTAAAAACAATCCTTTTGTAATGATGTTGGCAAGCTTGTACAATTACTTTTCAAATGTCATTATTTACAATACCATGGCAGGTCAATCCCCACAGGCGATTGCCTCACAGATGGGCGTGAATCCTTATTTTATTAAAGATTATGCAGAATCTGCAAGATTATATCCTTTAAAACATGCGACGCGGGTCATCTCTATTTTAAGGGAATTCGATATGAAAGGAAAAGGTTTGGGAGCCGTCAATATGAGTGAGGCAGAACTCATTAAAGAGTTGGTTTACAAAATCATTAACGTAGATAAAATTAAGATGAAATTGTGA
- the trxB gene encoding thioredoxin-disulfide reductase, giving the protein MEQNILDCVIVGSGPSGFTAAIYAARADLKPELYTGLEPGGQLTTTTEVDNFPGYPAGITGPEMMMDLQKQAERFDTKVHYEMITKVEFSKEVGGVHKLYAGNKEIFARTVIISTGATAKYLGLEDEKKYAGGGVSACATCDGFFYKGKDVVVVGAGDTAAEEATYLAKLCKKVTMLVRKDVFRASKAMIHRVHNTPNIEVKFHHELIAIEGENNLVERAVVINNQTQETSTIDVDGIFIAIGHKPNTDIFVGQVDLDENGYILTEKGSARTNLPGVFAAGDVQDHIYRQAITAAGSGCMAAMDAEKYLAELH; this is encoded by the coding sequence ATGGAGCAAAACATTTTAGATTGTGTGATCGTTGGATCCGGACCTTCAGGCTTTACCGCGGCAATTTATGCCGCAAGAGCAGATTTGAAACCTGAATTGTACACAGGTTTGGAGCCGGGCGGACAATTAACCACAACTACGGAGGTTGATAACTTTCCGGGGTATCCGGCGGGAATTACAGGTCCTGAAATGATGATGGATTTGCAAAAGCAGGCAGAAAGATTCGACACAAAAGTGCATTATGAAATGATCACAAAGGTTGAATTTTCCAAAGAAGTTGGCGGAGTTCATAAATTATATGCAGGCAATAAAGAAATTTTTGCCAGAACAGTAATTATTTCAACCGGGGCAACAGCAAAATATCTTGGGCTGGAAGATGAGAAAAAATATGCAGGAGGAGGTGTTTCCGCATGTGCAACCTGCGATGGTTTTTTCTATAAAGGAAAAGATGTAGTGGTGGTGGGAGCAGGAGATACGGCTGCTGAAGAAGCTACCTATCTTGCCAAACTTTGTAAAAAAGTAACCATGCTTGTGAGAAAAGATGTTTTCAGAGCATCCAAAGCCATGATTCACAGAGTACACAACACACCTAATATTGAAGTGAAATTTCATCATGAACTGATTGCCATTGAAGGTGAAAATAACCTGGTGGAAAGGGCAGTAGTTATCAATAACCAGACTCAGGAAACTTCTACCATTGACGTTGATGGAATTTTTATCGCAATTGGTCATAAACCTAATACAGATATTTTTGTAGGGCAGGTTGATCTGGATGAAAACGGATATATTCTAACCGAAAAAGGATCGGCAAGAACCAATCTTCCGGGAGTTTTTGCAGCAGGTGATGTTCAGGATCATATTTACAGGCAGGCGATTACAGCAGCAGGAAGTGGATGTATGGCGGCTATGGATGCAGAAAAATACCTTGCGGAATTACATTAA
- a CDS encoding T9SS type A sorting domain-containing protein, with protein MNKIYSGALFLCSVLGVSAQEVIWQKDIKSSTQDFLSQVTTTIDQQYLITGSSIQTGNNMSGTGDNSHQPNSGYDFHLVKLNQQGEEVWEKYFSGQNHDFLSATVNTQDGGFVLAGTSFSGKGLDKKEDSKGGSDFWLIRINEFGDELWQKTIGSNSDEEARAVIQTTDMGFFVAGNIQNSAKGYGSKDVLVVKLDKNGKELSQLILGGKGLDEVEKMIPTKDGGALLGVYSRSNAGGSKKTENFGEGDYWIIKLNKDGKVEWEKNFGGKGDDHLRTLALTSTGYLIGGESRSERSGNKTVDIEEGTDLWLISLNERGEEIWQKSYNFNNRDVLMGMSVLHSSDEKSSKGILLGGYTQAEGRIENDDETFWMLYLDQNGNEQWRKHVKGESKKKEERLSDIKLNRDGSIVLAGTSAEELGKENWKIVKLGDKQIDQLIEKQDIKIYPNPVSDYAYVEIGFDFKEADIVMYDMGGRQLKNQE; from the coding sequence ATGAATAAAATCTACTCAGGAGCACTGTTCTTGTGCTCCGTTCTGGGCGTTTCTGCCCAGGAAGTGATCTGGCAGAAAGACATCAAATCCTCCACCCAGGATTTTCTTTCCCAGGTTACCACCACCATCGACCAACAATATTTGATAACCGGCAGTTCTATCCAGACAGGAAATAACATGTCAGGAACCGGAGACAACAGCCATCAGCCCAACAGCGGCTACGATTTTCATTTGGTTAAACTCAACCAGCAGGGCGAAGAAGTCTGGGAAAAGTATTTCTCGGGACAGAATCATGATTTCCTTTCGGCTACCGTGAACACTCAGGACGGTGGATTCGTTTTAGCAGGAACTTCATTCAGCGGGAAAGGCTTAGACAAGAAGGAAGATTCCAAAGGCGGATCTGATTTTTGGCTGATCAGAATCAACGAATTCGGGGATGAATTGTGGCAGAAAACGATTGGAAGTAATTCGGATGAGGAAGCCAGAGCGGTAATCCAGACCACGGATATGGGATTCTTTGTGGCGGGAAATATCCAGAACTCAGCAAAAGGTTACGGGTCCAAAGATGTTTTGGTCGTTAAATTAGATAAAAACGGAAAAGAATTATCACAGCTTATTTTAGGCGGAAAAGGATTGGATGAAGTAGAGAAAATGATTCCTACGAAAGACGGAGGTGCTTTACTCGGAGTGTATTCCAGAAGTAATGCCGGAGGATCTAAAAAGACAGAAAACTTCGGGGAGGGTGATTACTGGATTATCAAGCTCAATAAAGACGGCAAAGTAGAATGGGAAAAGAATTTCGGAGGAAAGGGAGATGACCATTTGAGAACATTAGCTTTAACCTCTACAGGTTATTTAATCGGAGGAGAATCAAGATCGGAACGGTCAGGGAATAAAACCGTAGACATTGAAGAAGGAACCGACTTATGGCTGATCTCTTTAAACGAAAGAGGGGAAGAGATCTGGCAGAAGTCCTACAATTTCAATAACCGGGATGTGTTGATGGGAATGAGTGTTTTACATTCCTCGGATGAAAAATCTTCAAAAGGAATTTTATTAGGAGGTTATACTCAGGCAGAGGGAAGAATAGAGAATGATGACGAGACGTTCTGGATGCTGTACCTGGACCAAAACGGAAATGAGCAGTGGAGAAAACATGTGAAGGGAGAATCAAAGAAAAAAGAAGAAAGACTTTCGGATATAAAGCTGAACAGGGACGGTTCGATTGTACTGGCCGGAACGAGTGCTGAAGAACTGGGAAAAGAAAACTGGAAGATTGTGAAGCTGGGAGACAAACAGATTGATCAGCTGATTGAAAAGCAGGATATTAAGATTTATCCGAATCCTGTATCAGACTATGCATATGTGGAAATTGGATTTGACTTTAAAGAAGCTGATATTGTGATGTATGATATGGGAGGAAGACAGCTTAAAAACCAAGAATAA